A stretch of DNA from Scomber japonicus isolate fScoJap1 chromosome 19, fScoJap1.pri, whole genome shotgun sequence:
gtagatttctttttaaagactAACAGTATACATTTAGGACATAGGTGATGCTCAGCAGTGTCATCTTTCTCCAAAAGCCATGTTGGCCTCATGTTCTTGTTTTGAATAAAAGCCAGTATTTGGGATTTCCCCAATTATTTAGGTGAGAGAGCTTCAATTGCCTTTCTGGTCCTGCCAGAGTTACTGATATTCTGCCAATGTGCAGCAGCGGGTTTCTTGGCATCAGCCTTTATCATGAACCATTTTCATGGATGTTtgtagcagcagcaacaaccagcATGAATCACTCTCGGCCAGTCAGAAAGGTCAGTAGGATATGTTGGTACTCATGTTCAGTTTTAGCTCACCTTTTAAGGTCAGCAGACTTTTAAGTCTTCTGTTCAGATGTCAGGGTTGACATATTTCGCTTTTTGATGTTTGAGACAAATAACTTTAAGCGTATCACAAACTAAAACCCCTAAAAGTGCATTTCTGAAGTTTCCAAAAGCTTAGTCTTCACAAGGGAGGTTTCAGATCAGGCTGTGAGTAAACTGTGAGCTAAAGAAGGAGGAGATTTTACTAAGGTGACAAATGAAAGTCAAAGGCTTTAATCTAACAGTAGGTCAAACAACATGAAGCAAACACCTCCatgttaaagaataaataaacatcaACAATTCTGTTTGCCTTCCAGGAAACAATCAGCGACATGGTAATGTTGGCAGCTGTTGGTCTAACCTGCCATGAAATTGTcagtcaatatttcattttgtactTGCATGCCAAAATTTGATGAACTGGTCATATCTTTTGTTTCAGTATAACCAAAAGGTGGTttaatgtaatgatgtgataTCACTCTTTGCAATAAGTTTCCCCTCATTTTGCCTTCAGTGACTAAGTCCTCCAACGTTagtaaaatttaattaaaaaaagacgaTTCACTGATTTAGACTCATAGGAAGCCACTAAGCTTGCTCCAATGCACAACTGTCTGGACTAACCATGATACAGCATTGTTTGTTCAACAGGACCACAATGTTTTGAACATTTAAATACTGTCATAACTGGAATGAACCCAGTTTACCTTGTAATGGGAATGTAGATTGATCATCTGGTGTGGAAAGGTTTATAACTACTGAGTGACTGAATCAGAATTTTGGAAATAACTGGAACCGTTATGatgggaaaaagagaaaactcaATGATAACATATGTCAGAGATAGAGAAAGCATAGTTACTGTATGTCCCCTGGGGCTGGAtctgtagggttttttttttaaatactcacTCCTCATGGTGTGAAACAATCAGTAGTCCAGCCACTGCTCAGCTGGCTCAGTGAATTCATTATTTGTCACAGGCACCAGAGGTCGTGACATTGAATCTAGGGTGGTGCTGGAGGAAGATAACAAAACTCAAGCACCGCTGCTGGCTGTAATTTAGACAAATATGTTGTCTCTGATATTGTCACAATCTGCTCTGCTCTTCAGTCCCTTTCTGTAACGGCACTCTCTCATCCCCAGCACTCTGCATTGCTCTCCGTCTCTGTTTCTAGTCTCTGCCCAGGCCATGCACTTTCCTCCTACTCCCCAAAACTGCCATCCTCAAGCTGTCCACCAGATGCCCTAGaactttccctcctttcccatCCACACACCTGTTCCCACTTCTCTCGTTCCCTCATCAGACACTACTCATACCGATCTGTTTGCTTTGTTCTCTTGCCATAGTTGCTTCCACTGACTCTCATTTTCTAGCCAACCTGAACCCATGTCTGTTCTTGATCCTGTTCATGTCTGTTCCTACTCCTTTTTTGACCTGTTCCTGTACCTGGTCCTGCAGTTTGGACATTTGAACTCATTTTGAACTGCCTGCCTGCCCTTGCCCTATTTGGCCTTGCTTGCCTGGTTTAAAATAAGTCTTGTTCTGTTTGCCTGTTTTTATTAAACCATTTACGTTAATCCACTCtcattccatctgtctgtcccaTAGACTGGTCTGTCCCCACCTGTTTGCTGCATTCTCATTCATCACAGATATGTTAAGGTATGGTACAGACCATGTCACTTGTTCAGAAGGACCTCAGTGAATGCACCACAGACTGAATTTCCCTATAGGGCCATAGACCGCCTCTGTGGGCTATCACTTGTAAACAGCGGCCTCTCACTCATTCATGTGTCATTCCTGTACACAAGATGGATGGTCACTGCTTGTATAGTTGTGTGCTTGCATGCAAATTACAAGTGGTGCTTTTCATATTCGCATACTTGCATGCAAATTAGTTGTCTTTGCAGAGGCAGTGCCTGCTATAATTATATACCCTCAATGCATACGAAGTTTATCCAAGCTCTTGGTTTAGCAGCACTTTTCAAGAACATGAAACACATGTTTATATTCTACTCCTTCTCAACACTCACTCTCCTTTCTGTACAGCAGGCTAGCATTGTTCATGTATTGATCGGTATCATTTCTACATTGGTAAAATTTCATatcctacatttttttttattgtcttcctTGTTTTATCTAATAAGGAACTAGTGTGCAAGTGTGAAGAGTCTTGTATATTTGAGGATCTACATCAAAAAGAAGCACCGATGTTCTGTGCCTTTGATGTGCAACTGCTCTTTTTACCACTTCAAACAGAATACTGTGATGCAGGGTGAGCATAGGAGCCAAATGGCAATGTTTATGGATTATTTACCAAAAGTTGTAGTTAATtataaacacatgaacctgCTCGCTGCCTTCTGTCACAACCAATTGTGCCGTGGCCATGGTAACACATATTGGGTCTCAGGGTGTCCACTATTATATTTCCACAGTAAACAAGGTAAGACTGAACATAAGACTGAACCTTGTAAATATCTATAACAGGCTAAGTAACTTCATATATGTACACTACTTTTTGGTAGTTTATAAAACTGCCCTCTAAAATCTGAAACAGAATAGATCTTCATTAATACTCAGAGCCTCATTCTCTCTTGTGTTATAGTGAAATCATTGTCTTTTCTATTTTCATGCATCtcagaaaatgtcattttgcTGGTGATGAGCTGCACCTTGCATTGTGCTCTGACAAAAACCTTTTGAAAATAAGTCTTTATCCCTGGTGCTGACGTATCCAACTGTCTATCTCCATTGTGCTAGAGAATTCAACTACAATGTCTCAAATCAATCCTTCTTTACTATATAGTGCTCTATATTTATTGTAAACAATTTTACTTGTTTTTGAGTGTCCAAATTCTGTGTCAAATTTCTGTAGTGGCTTTCAATGATTCCCACcgatgaaagaaaaaagtagtATCCATATTATGCATACCACCATGCAATGTGTTGCATTTAAATAGATGTGGTTATGAAACACTATACCTGCCAGAAATGACGTGAAATGATTATGTTGATTTACAAGTATTAAGTAAAATAGTATTTATCAATGGTGCTGCATTGTTATATTACAGTTCTGCTGTATCCATGGTGGTGAAATTGTTCAATTAGTCTTTTTCTCTCTACCCATGGTGCTGAAATTGTCAACCACAGTCTCTCTGGATCCATACTAATACTTCACAAGAGTGTGGAGGTTTGTCAGCGCTCACCGGGACACCCTTAATTAATAGGACCTTCTGTCACTCACAGAAACAAGAAGACTGTACATGGCACAATAGAGCTCCTGTGATGTGTTGAACAGTAGAGAGGGATAATCCAAATAGTATTACAATTACAATCAAACCATATTTCTAAAATCTTTGAAAATGGATATGATATTTAGTGTGTATTCTATTTTGACAATTTGAAATGATCAAGAAGATCAGATTAATTGttgatattataataataataataataataataataataataattaattaactgtCTGTGGAAGTTCTGCCATACCATAATTTTAGTGTTTGTATATGAATGATAGTATACATGCTATATCCAACATTGTTATACAGTGTTTAGGTGCAATATACTGTGGTGAATATTGCTTCAAAGTGGCATTAGAAGAAATGTGCATTAAGTGTGGGTTAGGCATATTTCAGACATGGGACACACTAGCCTACTACCTGCACTTAAATACTCAAGACTGCAAGTGTGGCTATTGGCGGACACAACCCCAGTCTCCATCTTTGGTGCAGAAACATTCAATTATGGCCTCATTTTTCTCtatccatggtgctgaaacattCAAGTAcaatctgtctgtgtctgtggatCATGCTGAAATATTCAACCACAGCTTTTTGtttgacacagagacacagagacatatTTTTCAAACTGCTTTAAACTAAAAATACCTCTACTCTTAAATTAAACAATGTGTGCACGCATATTTCAAATCAATATATTCAACTGAGCCTGCCAGCCATTGCCTACATTTTGAAAGCGTGAGTGATAAATCAATATAAACATGCTTGTTGTTCTTAACACAATTATTGCCATCTTTCAACAGAGATTCGTGAGGCTTTCAAAGTGTTTGACCGAGATGGGAATGGGTTCATCTCAAAGCAGGAGTTGGGGGTGGCCATGCGCTCTCTGGGTTACATGCCCAATGAGGTGGAGCTGGAGGTTATCATCCAAAGACTTGATATGGATGGTaagtgtctctctttctctctggttCAACAAATTCATAAGTATGTAGGCTGCATATAATCCAACGCACAAACTAGACActgatgtgatgtttgtgttgctgtttgttttatcagGTGATGGTCAGGTTGGCTTTGAAGAATTTGTCACATTGCTCGGTCCAAAACTCTCAGCCGCTGGGATGCCTGATAAGTTCAACGGAGCAGACTTTGATTCTGTGTTTTGGAAGGTATATGTTTTCAGCATCATCTTTAAGCAACATAGATTCTAGCATAACAAAGGTATAATAAATAGATTCTCTGACTTTtctcaaaaaaaacaaagttctcaATTTTTAAATGGCCTTGGCAGACTACaataacattataaatatgACGCCTctgatttcaaattaaaatatttttttcttttgaagcaGTAGCCCGCTGAAATATTTTCACAGTTCATAGCCTGGAGCTATACCCCTGTACTACCCTATTtcttgctgagctgcagcttATGTGCGTCACTGAGGGGCAGTGAGACAGAAGTTTTTCCTCTGCTAATTAAACCTGTCTTGGTGTTTTGTGTCTTCCcagtgtgacatgcagaaaTTGACTGTGGATGAGCTTAAGAGACTGCTTTATGATACTTTCCGTGACCACCTCACTATGAAAGACATTGAGAACATCATCATGACTGAAGAGAGCCACCTAAACAGTCCAGAGTCCCATGTGGACATTGAAAGTAAGATTTTATTTCACACATTCTCTCAACATTTTGAAAGTATTTTAAGACACTAAGATATGCTAATATGTTTTGTAAATCCTTCCACAGCGAGCCCAACCCAACAGGAAAAACATACATGTGTGCGTAAAAGCCTGATTTGTGCCTTCGCCATTGCATTCATCATCAGCGTTATGCTCATTGCAGCAAATCAAATGCTCCGCAGAGGAATgaagtaaataaatgtttccaGCTGGTTACAAGGGGATTTAAGGACGgacactgaaaaagcaaacgttaagcaaaacatttttgctgtttttgactTTGTTCAATGTTCTCAACATTTTTGGCCCAAAAGACAGTTGGCTCACAAGGACTCTATCACAGCTTCTCTCTATAATGCACGTAAATGATGTCATGCAATGGTTCTGTATGATCACTAATCATAGCATACCATGGCAAAAAAGAGATTCAAAGAAAGACATTTCAAGGGCTGATTAGTATCCTACAACAGTAGCATCACACTGATTCAAATTTATGAGGTTTTTTATGAAATTACATAGGACAGCAGACTGTGGAAGACTTCACATTtccagtgtacagtatgtgctgtaGTAGTTGTGCTGTTTCTAATATATCAAAACGATTCATGTTGTTGATGAACACCCCACTATTTGGAATACACCCAATACTGATAGTAATAAAGCAATATAAACATTTTGCTGgactgcatataaagtagttttaaatcattttactaAAAACATATGGACAGTGACATAATGTGTGTCTTATAAGCTTATATTTATTGTAGTGCCAAGATTTCCAGTCCAGAAGTCCAACTCACAAATATGTAGCCCTACTAATTCAATACACAAGAGTAAGCTACTAATAAATACTTAATAAATTACTGAGTTATAAAAACTCTGTGAGGCTCTACAAGTCTGTTGaattgaatattttaattttaacaactCTGTAGCTATGCCAGCAGCTTAGCTTGATAGGGTTGGCAGTGTTGGTCTGTTGGTCCATCACGTCCAGGCTTAAATATCTAAAGAgctactggatggattgccatgactTTGGGTACAGAAACACAATGTGCCAAGAGGAATTATCTGAATAacttgaatgaaatgaatgaaaactgacTTCCTTTTAACTAAtcttatgaaacatttcagtatCCACAGGACTGACAGGCACAGACGTTTGTatgacattcatggttcccagagaATAACTCCTagtgacttttcatctagtgccatATTAATTTGTTCAATACTAAAATAATATCTGCAAAATTGTAAAATTACATTCTCATAGGCCTCAGTGTTTAGTGCTacttagctaatgttagcatacTAGCATGCTAAATTAAGATGATGAACATAGTAAACATTATagctgctaaacatcagcatgttaacattgtcactgtgagcatgcTGCTCAGCCTCTTAGAGCCAGCAGAATGGCTGTAGCCTCTTAGTCTTTGTTAAAATATTGTAAAGCTATATACAGCTTTAGGATAGTATATGCAGGGTGTCATGAAACCATGCAAATCTGTCAGTTGCACTGATTAGCTATTTTTATTAgatgctaaaaaagaaaaaacattttatatgttATAAAGTATCATATTATCAAAGTCCCTGTCTCAGATTATGTGCAGTGTCATAAATACCCAAAATTAATTTAAGGCAAATTATATTTCAAAgcaaagacatgaaaatatggAAAGTCCACTGCCCCAATTTTCCACCATGACAATGGAAATTATAAAGAACCCAGCAATTGGAACAAACTGAtgaacatgcacatgcacactggACAGCACTGCTAGAAAGAAAGCTGGAAAAGTAAGTAGCTGGATGACAAGCAGCCGCAGGCTATGACCCTCAACCACATGCTGTGTACACTGGTCAGCTGATCTGCAGAAAAATCCCAGGGGTAATTTTTAAAGATGCTATGATTTTCTAGGAAATTAATTGGTTTGTTTTAAAGCTTAGAGTAGGGCTCCTTAGCTGAGCAGCTTGAGATTGCTTTGTAAATCAAACTGATGTCGTCCCAGCTAAAATGTGAACAACTGTGCATTCAGCATTGAACTCCAAATAAGTAGCATGACACAGAAGGAAATCACAAAATCCATCAAGAAATACCAGATGAGACTGTGTACATGGGTATTTATGCAAAACACCCAGACTCCAAGACAGATGTTGATCTCTTGACTGTCATACAGCTGGTAAAACATGTTTCTTACTCAGTCTGCCTGCAATAAATGCACAATGTTGCTGCTTATTTCAAATATGTGCATCTATAACAGGCACCAGAATGGGTCCTAATGGGTCACAGTGAAGGACAATCGAGTGGTTGTATAATCTGAGCTACCAGCTGTGAATAAATTTAACATGTTCAGAGTTTTGAGAAAGCAAGATACAGTACTTACTGATAGTTATAGCAAATAAGTATGAAGGATATTCCGTTCACCTGGCACACTTGCATGTACATTAAATTAGAAATAACTGTGTGTTCTATTTGTGAGATCAAAATTTGAACTCTGATGTATGTATTGAAATAATTATGCAATTTGTAAAgtgatcattgcaaaaaaagaaaaaaaatctcagtaTTTGACATTTTCCTGTAAATGTCGAATTTTTGTGGATGTGCAGACGATATCTAACACTAAATACTTTGCAGTATGCTGTGAACAATAATTTAACATATCAtgaaaaaagttgttttctgGCTTTTACATGGACCACCAAAACAACATATTGTTTAAAGTATAACATGGTTATATTTTCTTACTTGGAAAAGTGACACATTAAATCTATGGAATTTTATTATGAATGTAAGCATaatgttttgtaaaaaaaataataataataaaataaaaatagaccaTTCAGATACAAGTTCTTGTGTGTATTAAGGCCATGCACTTATGTTAACTTTTCTGATTGGTTAAGATTCATTTTTcagaatgttttatttcataaatGTCAAATTTGACAAGTTTTACAAAATGTCCTATAttttttcttgctctttttATCTTAAAGTTTATCAAAGCTATATCACAAgaggaaaaatattaaatcGTGAGAATCATTCTGGCAATAAAATGGATATTTGATCTCGTAAATTGTAGCTGTTTATGTATGAACTTCttatatgacatcacattaCCTCTTTGTGTCAACATATCATGTAAGGTAtggattttgtgtgaatgtaaAATATTGTTAATGTATCAAATCTTGTCTTAAGATATAAGCAAGTATTGTGTCATACTCTGtatgttacagtgttttaatGAGCAGATTTATGTGCACTTTGTTGACGGATTGTCTTAATTGTTATATGTTTGATTTGGATTGTAGATGTCTTCTGTTCTGTGCCTTTGTAGTATTAAAAATTGCACTCTCATGCCTTGTCTGACAGTAACTTTAGACTTTTAGAGAAATGGGAAACCCATTTTACAAAGTCCTCCCCTTTGACAAAAATGTAGCTAATTCTAGAcgtatttttaaatttaaatgacttATCAGTGATCTAAGTACCAATAAGTATTTATGCATTATCTTTCACTCCCCCCTTTTCTTGACAAAGGTTCTCTAACTTCAATTAATAGTTGTTGTACCATCCTGCAGTGTGACATTACCGGTAATTTTAATGTCTAGATTGAGAATATCCTgcactgttttatttctgtaattGTAACTGTACACATAGAGGTAACTGCATCAGTTCTACACGAATGTAAGTGGTGTCTAGATGCATGTggtccaataaaaacaaagaaatcaaaaatgagccggctgtttgtttttctcttttgaaaTGTGACTTTTGAAATTCAAGCACTGTATGACAAATCTTAGAAAAATAACATCGACAGCTAACATCAAGTACggagaggacagaagaaacAAGAAGATCAGATCTAGGTAGGAATGCTTGTTTGGGTATGCAGCATAACAGGGTGAAATTCTGAATTCATTACACACCCAACCATCTCAGACTAGGACAGGACAGGAAGAGTCAGGATGTAGTGGTGTGATGGCCTTGTTGCTGCACTCATTAGTAACAGAGCACAGCACACTGCCTGCAGAGTGGGCTTGTACACCTGTAGGATCAGGATGTGGATGTGTGGAAATTTAAGGTGCCATTCCTGACACTATTCACAAAAAGAATCCAAACAAACTTCAGATTGCTTAAGTTgcctttaaccacttaacgcatgctgttccgtctacggtacgggacggatgttaggaggtagccacgagttcttctgaatgttttaaacaccaacccttaaacatatatattcatgccgtacatcgttggaaagcttagattgtcctgattcattcaagaccactcacgacttatatggttgctcacagccgtaaccgtattagcgattagctcggctagcccctgagctaagtaagaaaagctataatacctacataccttcaaagtcttccctttatccacaacgatcatcttatgactcaggactttctgtacagctcgccaaatatccgttcttgtgaaatatgaaatccgtttccataaaaccggaatactttcctcaatatgtccatgtatttagtccaacacgtaacgtaataacacaaataacaaaccatatacggtccgtgtacgtcatttcctgacctgcacgtccatctcagagtacacgtgactagatgtttacgaccgtgagcctcttctgcttctgacgacaccacacacaagccaatcggtgtttaggattaggcagtacatgtctccaaagccaatgaggacatgtgaccatagactgtatataagaagcatgtgaccgacaacaatgacgacatggctttgattgactgctgttccagcctatggaaatattcggtgaaatgaagttgataaccttttagccaatagttagaggtttccaacggtgtatgacactaaactattaagtttggctgtccataaacaaactccaagcatAGCgtagagttgaaccatatatcattacgcactcggcattttggtacacggttggttcttcttcgacttgacatatgacttataccaaaataaacagatagatagatagataaatatgaccaaacaaaaaaatatggttatatgtaatagtaataacaataataataataataatatggcgtcagctttcattagagatcaagattttgattgtaggcaaaggggttgtgaagttataggtgtttgattgtggttatacagctttggtaaccaagtgtccatttggagtctccaaaaaggacctgaggaaaacgcatggacatacctgttgaaaaataactctgaaaaattcatcttttggtcttttgactccaaatttgagagaggtccctgaatgtctgtacacatgtcattgtaaaggcaaacctatgggcgagtaaacaaccccatcattgtaacctctgccactctttgtcagtaagtcacagaatcacacagacacttttacaagaatcctgggagtgtttcctttcaaatgataccagacacatctctgagtctcaaactatgtgggatctgtgctgctcacaacttgggcatgtcgtttaggctaacaacataaaaaacaggggcatGTGTTAAGTGGTTAGAGGCATGAGGACTATTGATATTCTACTAATTGACTTCTTTAAATGCTACAGAGGACAGATGAGTGTTTGTGTCACATAGCAAAGGTTAAGTTTGAGGCTAAAGAGGATGCACTTGGGAAGAGTGGCATTTTTATAGCATCACTTTTATTATGAATGAAGTTCCCTCATGGGGGTGTCTTGTAAACAAATAAGTTATTTTTATAATCAGTGTTTCTCACCAAATCACATTGGTGTATCCTTGAAGTCTAATAAATGTTCAGTGTATTTCCTTCCCTGTATATTGTTCATTTACAACgcagatttaatatttttaattattaattatatttctgCTGTAAACACTGCATTAACTATAAAACAGATGTGGAAACAGatcaaatacatacattttaagacttgtaacatacagtatgtaaatcaAGGCATATCCCTGATGAGGAAGAATAACCTAATTCAGGATTTCCGAAGGCCAACAAAAATGATTTGTCAAAAATCTAAGAGATCTGTGTGAGGCATACTGATAAAAATGTACTGACAAACGTTCAGAT
This window harbors:
- the cabp7b gene encoding calcium-binding protein 7; amino-acid sequence: MPVRAVTTRFMYKGLCTIPDVLTYRTPVNLPEDEVEEIREAFKVFDRDGNGFISKQELGVAMRSLGYMPNEVELEVIIQRLDMDGDGQVGFEEFVTLLGPKLSAAGMPDKFNGADFDSVFWKCDMQKLTVDELKRLLYDTFRDHLTMKDIENIIMTEESHLNSPESHVDIETSPTQQEKHTCVRKSLICAFAIAFIISVMLIAANQMLRRGMK